From the genome of Candidatus Hydrogenedentota bacterium:
TCGTGAACCGCCAGTACGGATCCATGGTGTAGCCGTGGGCGTCGGAGCTGAGATACGAGACGTCGCCGAGGACCACGCCGCCATTGTCGAGTTCGAGCATGAGGGCTGCGCCGTCCTGGAAGCAGGGATGCGCCTTGAGTTTCGCGTTCCATGCGCGGGCCGCCGTGATGGCCGCAATCGTGCGGCCGGTCATCCACGGAACGATGTCGATCGCATGGACGGCGATGTCGTTGAGCGAGCCGCCGTGCCGGCCCGGTTCGAAATACCATGCCGGACGCCTGCCGTGGAGCAAGGGATGTTGGCCCCAGAACTGAATGGTGTGGACTTCGCCAATCCTTCCGTCGAGGATCAGTTTGCGCAGGGTCAAGTACGGGCCGAGATCGCCAAGGTCGAGCATGCAGCCGACGCGCAGTCCCCCGCGCGCCAGCGCGGCGATGCGTTCCCATTCGTTCATCGCGGTGCAGAGGGGCTTGTCGCCCAGCACATGCAGGCCGCGTTCCATGGCCTGAATAATCCGCGATCCGCGGATGGCAAACCAATCGCCGCAGGCGACGGCGTCGCAAGGCGTGTTCTCCAGCATTTGCCGGTAGGAATCATGTGTGACGGTGATCCCTTGCCCGGGCAGGCTGGCGCGCGTCGCCTCGTCTTCCTCGCATGCCGCGACGATTTCGATGTCTTCGCGTTGCCTCGCCAGTTGGTAGAGTCCGAAAATGTGGGGATGCTGAAATCCGATAAACGCCATGCGGATGCTCATGTGTCCGGCGCCATCCTTCTTGTTGTGTCGTTTCATCGAAAACATGGGGTGCCGTATTTGCTAT
Proteins encoded in this window:
- a CDS encoding Gfo/Idh/MocA family oxidoreductase, coding for MSIRMAFIGFQHPHIFGLYQLARQREDIEIVAACEEDEATRASLPGQGITVTHDSYRQMLENTPCDAVACGDWFAIRGSRIIQAMERGLHVLGDKPLCTAMNEWERIAALARGGLRVGCMLDLGDLGPYLTLRKLILDGRIGEVHTIQFWGQHPLLHGRRPAWYFEPGRHGGSLNDIAVHAIDIVPWMTGRTIAAITAARAWNAKLKAHPCFQDGAALMLELDNGGVVLGDVSYLSSDAHGYTMDPYWRFTIAGTDGVVETCCNARRATLWRHDTPEPIEETVLPNRPGAYLDAFLADIAGTPIPDALDTNRVLHSTRLALLAQQVAETGLYPCRL